Part of the Sorghum bicolor cultivar BTx623 chromosome 1, Sorghum_bicolor_NCBIv3, whole genome shotgun sequence genome, CTATCCCTCCTCCCCGGCCCGCCAAAACTCTGAACTGCAACTCTGCAACAGGCACCTAATGTAATCGGTGTTTCTTTCAGAGGTTGGTGTACGACGGCGGCAATGTCGGAGAGGAGTTCGTGGAGACGGAGTACTACAAGGACCTCGGCGGCGTCGGCAAGCAGCACCACACGGTTGCCACGGCCTCCTTTCCCACCTTCTGCTTGCTTCCAGTTCCATACTTCCATGGATGGTTTTGGCCATGAACTGCTTACTTGTATTTTTACTAATATAACCTGCGAATCTGTGCAAATATCGCGCGTGCGAGCAGACCGGAACGGGCTTCATCAAGATTGACAAAGCTAAGGGCGCCTCGTTCAAATTGTCTGAAGACCCCAGTGCAGAGGAGCGCCATGCTTCTTGCAAGGGAAACCCTGCTACCAATGAGTGGATCCCGTCAGCTGACACGGTAAGATTGGGGCACAGCTCCAGTTTATCCTATGCAGTGTCAGCCTTAGTGAGCGTTCCTCCACTTTTCATCATCGACAACGAGTCTACTACTCACGAGTGCATCGTTAAGCAAGTAGCTGTTGCGTCCTTTCAGGTGTACCCGGCGTCAGACAAGCCGAGCAGAAGCGACAGCTGAGCAATTCAGGCGAGTGCTTTCCACCATCAGAATAAGGAACCACACTGGTTGTCCACGGATCAAGAATGCCCGTATCTTTACTATTCTGTGTCGAAATTCTTGTAATCTTTACTTGGAAAAAAAAACGAGCTATGCACTAGATTTCTTGTTCTGGCTGTAAATGGCAAGGAATAAAGTTGTAATCGTGGTTCAGCAGTCAATCAATTTCTGTGTTATATCGTTTTGAAATTGTCTTCAACCACACCGAACAGAAAGAGGTGATAACTGATAAGATCAGACCAAACACAGAAAGCAAGAACATGGTATTTATTATAGGAGAGATACAAGTTAAAGTGGTTATTGATACAGATATTACCACAAAGCATGCAGGTACGAACTGCCTGCTGCTGGTAATCGATTTCGATTGATTGAGGCCTCCATTCCAAACACGCTACGGGTAGGCCAGAAAGATAGGCGGTATCAGTCCTGGTGCGCAGAGGTCGCCGCGACGTCAGACGTCGGCCGGATGCGGAAGCGGGCGAGCTCGGCGTCGATACGGCCGGTGAGGATGAGCACGACCATGCGGTAGTCGCAGATGAAGGACCACACGGGGTGGCCGAACGTGGCGGGGCGGTTGCCCTCCACGAAGAAGTGGCTGTACCACGCCATGCCGTACCCGAGAACGGGCGCCGCGAGGAGGATCGCGGCGCGGCCAGTGGCGGCCGCGAGCACCGCGCAGGCGAGCGAGGCCAGCGTGCCGAGGAAGTGCCACCGCCGCGTGCCCGGCTTGGAGTGCTGGCTCAGGTAGAAGCCCCAGAACTCCTCCATGCTCCCGAACTGCTGCCTCTTCCCCGACGCCTCGCCGCCGCTCATCCCCATCC contains:
- the LOC8081532 gene encoding uncharacterized protein LOC8081532, with product MSRPNRSDAHLSAEDEATLEAEVRGYYDDAAPKRHTKPSRSEHSAVYADALVPDAGGNTPPELDKFQELEAHTERLVYDGGNVGEEFVETEYYKDLGGVGKQHHTTGTGFIKIDKAKGASFKLSEDPSAEERHASCKGNPATNEWIPSADTVYPASDKPSRSDS
- the LOC8054288 gene encoding uncharacterized protein LOC8054288 — protein: MGMSGGEASGKRQQFGSMEEFWGFYLSQHSKPGTRRWHFLGTLASLACAVLAAATGRAAILLAAPVLGYGMAWYSHFFVEGNRPATFGHPVWSFICDYRMVVLILTGRIDAELARFRIRPTSDVAATSAHQD